The following coding sequences lie in one Gammaproteobacteria bacterium genomic window:
- a CDS encoding dTMP kinase: MTEAIAAKELLNQKKFPGTFVSLEGIEGVGKSTQSARLRSYLEKQGKEVILTREPGGTPLAEAIRSVVLDREDEAINAEAELLLMFAARAVHLHNKIIPALERGAWVLCDRFTDATIAYQGYGRGQSLAFIQQLATTVQRGVWPDITILLDAPIELGLKRVASRGESNRFDAEKLDFFSRVQSGYLELAKQIPQRIKLIDASQSIDQVSTDIMEVLTELLTSD, translated from the coding sequence ATGACTGAAGCAATCGCAGCAAAAGAGTTACTCAACCAGAAAAAATTTCCTGGCACTTTTGTCAGTTTGGAGGGGATTGAAGGTGTTGGTAAAAGTACTCAGAGCGCGCGCTTGCGTTCTTATCTGGAAAAACAGGGCAAAGAAGTTATTCTTACCCGAGAACCGGGCGGAACTCCCTTGGCTGAGGCTATTCGAAGCGTGGTACTGGATCGCGAAGATGAAGCGATTAATGCCGAGGCGGAATTATTATTGATGTTTGCTGCGCGAGCCGTACATTTACACAACAAGATCATTCCGGCACTCGAACGTGGCGCCTGGGTGTTGTGTGATCGTTTTACGGATGCAACCATTGCTTATCAAGGATACGGCAGGGGGCAGTCACTGGCCTTCATTCAGCAGTTGGCGACCACTGTACAACGCGGAGTGTGGCCGGATATAACTATTTTACTCGATGCGCCAATAGAATTAGGTTTGAAAAGAGTGGCAAGTCGAGGCGAGAGTAACCGCTTTGACGCCGAAAAACTCGACTTTTTTAGTCGTGTCCAGAGTGGGTATCTTGAACTGGCCAAACAGATACCACAACGGATCAAACTGATCGATGCCAGCCAGTCTATCGATCAAGTGAGTACGGATATAATGGAAGTACTTACCGAACTACTTACCAGCGATTAA
- a CDS encoding pyridoxal phosphate-dependent aminotransferase: MTDTRLSAFVNQMQAPATLAMAQKARDVAAQGHDVINLSIGEPDFDTPQHIKDAAIKAIQAGHTSYTPVPGHAILREAICNKLQRENGLRYQPEQILVSTGAKQSIANTCLALLEEGDEAILLTPYWVSYFTIAEMTGAAVVQLAADVSNNFKVTPEQLRARLNERSKLMIFSSPCNPTGAVYSHKELEALAEVLRDFPNLYVISDEIYEHINFGDRHASLAGIDGMYNNTITVNGFSKGYAMTGWRLGYLAAPEWIAKATAKIQGQFTSGTCNFNQYAAIEALQGDMQPTYAMTASYLQRRDMMIELLSPIKDFQIAKPEGAFYLFPDVSRLFGKTVHGVTLHTADDVVELLLERSHIATVSGSAFGDSNCIRLSIATEEGRLREAAERMVKLFS; encoded by the coding sequence ATGACCGACACCAGATTATCCGCCTTCGTTAACCAAATGCAGGCTCCGGCCACACTTGCGATGGCACAAAAAGCCAGGGATGTTGCCGCCCAGGGGCACGATGTGATCAACCTGTCCATTGGCGAGCCGGATTTTGATACGCCACAGCACATCAAGGACGCCGCGATTAAAGCGATCCAGGCTGGCCATACGTCCTATACACCCGTTCCAGGACACGCAATATTACGCGAGGCCATATGTAACAAGTTACAGCGGGAAAACGGACTTCGCTACCAGCCAGAACAGATCCTTGTTTCGACTGGCGCCAAACAGAGTATTGCTAACACTTGTCTGGCATTACTGGAGGAGGGTGACGAAGCCATATTGCTTACACCCTACTGGGTCTCGTATTTCACCATCGCTGAAATGACGGGTGCTGCGGTGGTGCAGCTTGCAGCGGATGTCAGCAATAATTTCAAGGTCACGCCAGAGCAATTGCGTGCCAGGTTGAATGAACGCAGTAAATTAATGATCTTTTCCAGCCCCTGCAACCCGACTGGAGCGGTCTACTCACACAAAGAATTAGAGGCTTTGGCTGAAGTCTTACGCGATTTTCCAAATTTATACGTTATTTCGGATGAGATTTACGAGCACATCAATTTTGGTGATCGGCACGCGAGTTTGGCTGGCATCGACGGAATGTACAACAACACCATTACGGTGAATGGATTCTCCAAGGGTTATGCAATGACCGGCTGGCGCCTGGGTTATCTGGCCGCCCCGGAATGGATAGCCAAGGCTACGGCCAAGATCCAGGGGCAATTTACCTCAGGGACCTGTAATTTCAATCAGTACGCTGCCATCGAGGCATTGCAAGGTGATATGCAACCTACCTATGCAATGACCGCGAGTTATTTGCAGCGTAGGGACATGATGATCGAATTGTTAAGCCCCATCAAAGATTTCCAGATCGCAAAACCAGAAGGGGCATTTTATTTGTTTCCGGATGTAAGTCGCTTGTTTGGTAAGACCGTTCACGGAGTTACTCTACATACGGCCGATGACGTGGTCGAGCTTCTGCTGGAAAGATCTCATATTGCAACGGTATCGGGGTCTGCTTTTGGCGATTCAAATTGCATTCGTTTGTCGATTGCAACTGAAGAAGGGCGTTTACGCGAAGCGGCAGAACGAATGGTAAAGCTGTTTAGCTAA
- the holB gene encoding DNA polymerase III subunit delta', whose protein sequence is MLSQQRFPHALLLEGMQGVGKKLFAFQLAQMLLCHGESETGICQNCKSCEWFIANTHPDFVVLEPEEGKKLISIEAVRKSSQRVFTTAHQDGYRILIIEPADAMTIAAANSLLKTLEEPPEQTLLLLITDKPSRLLPTIRSRATRIKFHLPSQNDAIHWLTSQGIAKNTAQTILALSLGAPLRFNLEPDKVDDLIAASSQWWHDFLALHKKQKSALEIAKNWAKSDSDTLLNWLDTLIQALIRSGVEPEAGLSEDSVQTMHLYPGIEQLSEDFELRKLFALRDNVIELSQQQKNSLNWPLQIESLVNQCQHL, encoded by the coding sequence ATGTTATCGCAGCAGCGTTTTCCGCATGCCCTGTTGCTTGAAGGCATGCAGGGTGTCGGCAAGAAACTATTTGCTTTTCAACTTGCCCAGATGTTGTTGTGTCATGGCGAGAGTGAGACTGGAATTTGCCAAAACTGTAAATCCTGCGAATGGTTTATAGCCAATACGCATCCCGATTTCGTGGTGCTGGAGCCCGAAGAGGGCAAAAAGCTGATATCAATTGAGGCGGTTAGAAAATCTTCTCAACGCGTATTTACGACCGCACATCAGGACGGTTATCGAATCTTGATTATTGAACCGGCTGACGCCATGACGATAGCTGCGGCAAATAGTTTGCTTAAAACCCTGGAAGAACCTCCAGAACAGACTTTGTTGTTGTTGATTACTGACAAGCCTTCACGATTGTTACCCACTATTCGTTCCCGAGCTACGCGGATAAAATTTCATTTGCCAAGTCAAAACGACGCCATCCACTGGTTGACAAGTCAAGGAATCGCCAAAAACACAGCGCAAACGATTCTTGCGCTAAGCCTGGGCGCACCACTGCGATTTAATCTGGAGCCTGATAAAGTGGATGATCTGATTGCGGCAAGTAGCCAGTGGTGGCATGATTTTTTGGCATTACATAAAAAACAAAAATCGGCTCTGGAAATAGCAAAAAACTGGGCAAAATCAGATTCGGATACATTATTAAACTGGCTTGATACCTTGATCCAGGCGCTTATACGAAGCGGCGTTGAACCGGAAGCCGGCCTGTCTGAGGATAGCGTACAGACAATGCATTTATATCCTGGCATAGAGCAATTGTCCGAAGATTTTGAATTAAGGAAGTTATTTGCTTTGCGCGATAATGTTATAGAATTATCACAACAACAAAAAAATTCATTGAATTGGCCATTGCAGATCGAATCCCTGGTTAACCAATGTCAGCATTTATAA
- a CDS encoding acyl-CoA thioesterase — translation MTGHSEKNKTKREQPIPRGIPTVRMMAMPADTNWLGDIFGGWLMSHADIAGAVLAYRRAEGKVVTVAVNNFLFLEPVFIGDIVSFYAEIDQIGTTSITMNIDILSERPDVAGPYENIRVATANITYVHIDADGNPDKVK, via the coding sequence ATGACCGGGCATTCCGAGAAAAACAAAACTAAACGCGAACAACCTATTCCGCGCGGGATCCCGACGGTGCGCATGATGGCCATGCCGGCAGACACCAACTGGCTGGGTGATATTTTTGGTGGCTGGTTAATGTCTCATGCCGATATCGCAGGTGCGGTACTCGCTTATCGTCGTGCTGAAGGTAAAGTGGTGACTGTAGCTGTGAACAATTTTTTGTTTCTGGAACCGGTCTTCATTGGCGATATTGTGAGTTTTTACGCCGAGATCGATCAAATTGGCACCACGTCTATCACGATGAATATCGATATACTCTCCGAAAGACCGGATGTGGCCGGTCCCTATGAAAACATCCGTGTGGCCACAGCAAACATCACATACGTGCATATTGACGCAGATGGTAACCCCGATAAGGTGAAATAA
- a CDS encoding 3-hydroxyanthranilate 3,4-dioxygenase: MPKIRSLKAFNFQQWIDEHRDLLKPPVGNKCIWEDADTTVMVVGGPNQRTDYHDDPVEEFFYMLEGNMTLRVIEENGLPPKDIRIKQGEIFLLPAHVRHSPQREANSIGLVIEPKRPTGEKDAFEWYCLNCHYRVHRVEFILKDIEKDLPPLFEAFYDSESDRTCFECGHLHPGKYAPTELDDSEE; the protein is encoded by the coding sequence ATGCCAAAAATACGCAGCCTCAAAGCCTTTAATTTCCAGCAATGGATCGACGAGCATCGTGATCTGCTCAAACCGCCAGTTGGTAACAAATGTATCTGGGAAGATGCCGACACGACCGTTATGGTCGTTGGAGGTCCCAATCAGCGCACCGATTATCACGATGATCCGGTGGAAGAGTTCTTTTACATGCTGGAAGGCAACATGACCTTGCGTGTCATTGAAGAAAATGGCTTGCCACCTAAAGATATCAGAATTAAACAGGGCGAGATATTTTTATTGCCGGCACATGTACGCCATTCTCCGCAGCGTGAAGCAAACAGTATTGGTCTGGTCATCGAACCCAAGCGCCCAACAGGGGAGAAGGATGCTTTTGAATGGTATTGCCTTAATTGCCATTATCGGGTGCATCGGGTTGAATTCATTCTTAAGGATATCGAAAAGGACCTTCCACCCTTATTTGAAGCCTTTTATGACTCAGAATCCGACCGGACCTGTTTTGAGTGTGGGCATTTACATCCGGGCAAATACGCACCTACTGAACTTGACGACTCTGAAGAATAA
- a CDS encoding acetyl-CoA C-acetyltransferase produces the protein MSRSNAYKQEAVYIVDGARTPFLKARGKPGIFSASELAVAAGRDLLARQPFAPDALDEVVVGCAMPSADEPNIGRLIALRLGAGDATPGYTVMRNCASAMQAVDNAAKDIALGRSDLMLAGGTEAMSRAPLLFNDDMVNFLGDLAKAKKPADKLKAMSSFRPGHLKPVIGIMKGLTDPLVNLNMGQTCEVIAHKFDVTRKAMDEYAVRSHLRLAKAYDEDRMDEVIPLYNKAKVLAEDDGLRRDSNVEKLSTLKPFFDRKVGKVTAANSSQITDGSAMLLLASANAVEKYDLKPLGRLVDAQWAGLNAAEMGLGPVYASTPLLQRNNLDLSDVDYWELNEAFAGQVLACLAAWEDEAFCQTELGLDAALGTIDQDKLNIDGGAVSIGHPVGATGARLVLHALKVLQQTGQQRAIATLCIGGGLGGAMLLERV, from the coding sequence ATGTCTAGATCAAATGCTTACAAGCAAGAAGCCGTATACATCGTGGATGGAGCACGCACACCCTTTTTAAAAGCGCGCGGCAAGCCGGGTATATTCTCGGCTTCCGAATTGGCCGTTGCCGCTGGTCGTGACTTGTTGGCGCGTCAGCCTTTTGCACCCGATGCGTTGGATGAAGTGGTCGTGGGTTGCGCCATGCCCAGTGCCGATGAACCAAATATCGGGCGCCTGATCGCCCTGCGCCTGGGGGCTGGTGACGCCACGCCAGGTTATACCGTTATGCGTAATTGCGCGTCGGCCATGCAAGCTGTAGATAATGCGGCCAAGGATATTGCCCTGGGGCGTTCTGATCTTATGTTGGCGGGTGGTACCGAGGCGATGAGTCGTGCACCCTTGTTATTTAATGATGACATGGTGAATTTTCTGGGTGATCTCGCCAAGGCTAAAAAACCTGCCGATAAACTCAAAGCCATGTCTTCGTTCCGACCGGGTCATTTGAAACCAGTGATCGGGATTATGAAAGGTTTGACCGACCCATTGGTCAATCTCAACATGGGTCAGACCTGTGAAGTTATTGCGCATAAATTTGATGTCACGCGCAAAGCCATGGATGAATACGCGGTCAGGAGTCACCTGCGTTTGGCCAAAGCCTACGATGAAGACCGTATGGACGAAGTTATTCCCTTGTATAACAAAGCGAAAGTTTTGGCCGAGGACGATGGTCTGCGGCGTGACTCGAATGTTGAAAAACTATCAACTCTCAAGCCTTTCTTTGATCGCAAAGTGGGCAAAGTGACTGCAGCAAATTCCTCTCAAATTACCGATGGTTCCGCGATGCTCTTATTGGCCAGCGCGAACGCCGTTGAAAAATACGACCTAAAACCTCTGGGAAGACTGGTCGACGCCCAATGGGCCGGTTTAAATGCCGCAGAAATGGGTCTTGGCCCGGTGTATGCCAGCACCCCCTTATTACAACGCAATAATCTGGATCTATCCGATGTGGACTATTGGGAGTTGAATGAAGCCTTTGCCGGACAAGTCCTGGCCTGTCTGGCCGCTTGGGAAGACGAGGCATTTTGTCAAACAGAGCTTGGCCTCGATGCGGCACTTGGCACCATAGACCAAGACAAACTGAATATTGACGGAGGTGCCGTCAGTATCGGACATCCCGTCGGAGCAACCGGCGCACGTCTGGTGCTGCACGCCTTGAAAGTTTTGCAACAAACCGGTCAGCAACGTGCCATTGCCACCTTGTGCATCGGTGGCGGTCTGGGGGGCGCGATGTTACTGGAACGAGTATAA
- a CDS encoding cyclic nucleotide-binding domain-containing protein: MSKPVDPSILQKFTPLDSLKPENLLALAKKSRVHELDAGRSVFREGDNDKHAVYLLNGDIELRAGDKVVRAIQSGTPEAAHAIAPVLPRKVTARALNKIEYITVDSDLLDVLLTWDQTGSYEVGELQAELSNDSDDWMTKLLQTKALHNIPPANIQAIFMRMDKVNKKAGDIVIKQGDEGDYFYVIVSGRCNVTRETPLNKEGIRLAELRIGDTFGEEALISEAKRNATVSMITDGSLMRLSKSDFQTLLKEPMLGMVDMDEAKEKVAAGSKWLDVRLPSEYGNFHLEGAINIPLYFIRLKLKTLDKDTHYIACCDTGRRSSAAAFILKERGYNCSVLKDGLKMAGVGN; this comes from the coding sequence ATGTCAAAACCCGTTGATCCATCAATCTTGCAAAAATTCACTCCTCTGGACAGCCTCAAACCAGAGAATTTACTCGCACTCGCAAAAAAATCTCGAGTTCATGAACTGGACGCTGGACGTTCTGTTTTCAGGGAAGGCGATAACGACAAACACGCCGTTTATTTGTTGAATGGCGACATAGAATTACGCGCCGGCGACAAAGTCGTTAGAGCGATTCAAAGCGGCACTCCCGAAGCGGCTCACGCCATTGCACCAGTCTTGCCACGCAAAGTAACTGCACGCGCGCTTAACAAGATCGAATACATCACGGTGGATTCCGATCTCTTGGATGTATTGCTCACCTGGGATCAAACTGGTTCTTACGAAGTGGGCGAATTGCAAGCCGAATTGTCTAACGACAGCGATGACTGGATGACCAAGTTATTGCAAACCAAAGCCTTGCACAATATCCCTCCCGCCAATATCCAGGCAATATTCATGCGCATGGACAAGGTGAATAAAAAAGCCGGTGATATCGTAATCAAGCAAGGCGACGAAGGCGATTATTTCTATGTGATCGTGAGTGGCCGTTGTAATGTCACGCGAGAAACCCCTCTTAACAAAGAAGGCATCAGACTGGCAGAATTACGTATTGGCGACACTTTTGGTGAAGAGGCCTTAATTTCAGAAGCCAAGCGTAATGCCACAGTCAGCATGATCACGGATGGCAGTTTAATGCGATTGAGCAAGAGTGATTTCCAGACCTTGCTGAAAGAACCGATGCTCGGCATGGTAGACATGGACGAGGCAAAAGAAAAAGTTGCCGCAGGTTCTAAATGGCTGGATGTTCGCTTGCCTAGCGAATACGGCAATTTTCACCTCGAAGGCGCGATCAATATTCCGCTGTACTTCATCCGCTTAAAACTGAAAACCCTGGATAAAGACACTCATTACATTGCCTGTTGCGACACCGGTCGCCGCAGTTCAGCAGCCGCATTCATTCTCAAGGAACGTGGTTATAATTGTTCTGTGCTTAAAGATGGCTTGAAAATGGCCGGTGTGGGTAATTAA
- a CDS encoding pilus assembly protein PilZ produces the protein MSKPGILTLTIKDKTALYQAYMPFITNGGLFIPTRKPYKLGDEVFMLLQLMDNNEKIPLAGNVIWVTPDGAAGKRKAGIGVQFSSQDNGETQKKIETFLAGALQAEQPTHTM, from the coding sequence ATGTCCAAGCCAGGTATATTGACCCTGACGATCAAGGATAAGACCGCGCTATACCAAGCTTATATGCCGTTCATTACGAATGGCGGATTGTTTATCCCTACGCGCAAGCCATACAAACTCGGAGACGAGGTTTTTATGCTTTTGCAGCTGATGGATAATAATGAAAAAATCCCATTGGCCGGAAATGTGATCTGGGTTACCCCGGATGGTGCGGCGGGCAAGCGCAAGGCGGGTATCGGTGTGCAATTCAGCTCGCAGGATAATGGCGAAACCCAGAAAAAGATTGAGACTTTCCTGGCCGGCGCTTTGCAAGCGGAACAGCCGACGCATACCATGTAA
- a CDS encoding crotonase translates to MSNQHWFLETDANNVAWLSFDKANTGTNVLSQEVMQELHERLNELQTNKPKALIIRSAKNSGFIAGADITEFETMQSPDAAFEMVRQGQQIMDQIEDLPFPTVAMINGFALGGGLELALACDYRVMTNDTKAVLGFPEVKLGLNPGFGGTVRSTQLIGATNAMDMMLTGRNIRPKAAKRMGLVDQIVPTRHLEKAAEMLALNPPKKSSRSLKLKAMDSFPVRKVLAKVLRKQVAKKAKKDHYPAPYRMIDLWEQFGHDPEEMMVQEARAISELMCTPTSRNLVRVFGLQNKLKGAGGKTKHTFKHVHVIGAGVMGGDIAAWCAYRGMTVSLQDREAKYIAPALERARKLFLKKTRSAEKASLIMDRLIPDVEGESVVRADVVIEAIYENAQAKRDLYASLEPKMKPGAVLATNTSSIELTEIAKDLQDPNRLIGLHFFNPVAMMPLVEVIGTETTNKQDLEKGMAFTRRIDRLPLACKSAPGFVVNRVLTPYTTEAFFIAKEGVPLIAIDKAATDFGMPMGPIELADTVGLDVSAHVGKILSEAYDLDIPDGIEEMLEKKHLGKKTGQGFYTWDKKGKPIKPKAENYTPPSDLAERMIYRYLNEAVAVLRDGIVSDADLLDAGMIFGTGFAPFLGGPINYIRQHGANKIVNRLKEFEAKYGKRFALDAGWEKFITSGAIEHDDENE, encoded by the coding sequence ATGAGCAATCAACACTGGTTTCTTGAAACCGATGCGAATAATGTCGCCTGGTTGAGTTTTGATAAAGCCAACACCGGCACCAATGTGCTGTCGCAGGAAGTCATGCAGGAATTGCATGAGCGTCTTAATGAATTACAAACCAATAAACCAAAAGCCTTGATCATTCGCTCTGCCAAAAACAGCGGTTTTATCGCCGGTGCCGACATCACCGAATTTGAGACCATGCAATCACCCGATGCCGCCTTTGAGATGGTGCGCCAGGGTCAACAGATCATGGATCAGATCGAGGACCTGCCCTTCCCAACGGTCGCCATGATCAATGGCTTTGCCTTAGGCGGCGGCCTGGAACTGGCACTGGCCTGTGATTACCGGGTTATGACCAATGATACCAAAGCGGTTTTAGGCTTCCCTGAAGTGAAACTTGGGTTGAATCCGGGTTTTGGTGGCACGGTGCGTTCTACCCAATTGATCGGTGCGACCAATGCCATGGACATGATGTTGACCGGTCGCAATATTCGCCCCAAAGCGGCCAAACGTATGGGCCTGGTTGACCAGATCGTCCCAACACGGCATTTAGAAAAAGCCGCCGAAATGCTGGCCCTGAATCCGCCAAAAAAATCGTCACGCTCGTTAAAGCTCAAGGCGATGGACAGCTTTCCAGTACGCAAAGTGTTGGCAAAAGTTTTGCGTAAGCAAGTCGCCAAAAAAGCCAAAAAAGATCATTACCCGGCCCCGTATCGCATGATCGATCTGTGGGAGCAATTTGGTCATGACCCCGAAGAAATGATGGTGCAAGAAGCCAGAGCCATATCCGAATTAATGTGTACACCAACCTCACGTAATCTGGTGCGAGTATTTGGATTGCAAAACAAACTCAAGGGTGCGGGTGGTAAAACCAAACACACATTCAAGCATGTGCATGTGATCGGCGCCGGTGTGATGGGTGGCGACATTGCAGCCTGGTGTGCCTATCGTGGTATGACCGTCAGCCTGCAAGATCGTGAAGCCAAATACATTGCCCCGGCACTGGAACGTGCGCGTAAGCTGTTTTTGAAAAAGACCCGCAGTGCAGAAAAGGCCAGTCTGATCATGGATCGCCTTATTCCGGATGTTGAAGGTGAATCCGTGGTGCGTGCCGATGTGGTGATCGAAGCTATTTATGAAAATGCTCAGGCCAAACGCGATCTGTATGCAAGCCTGGAGCCAAAAATGAAACCTGGCGCAGTTCTCGCCACCAATACTTCCAGCATTGAATTGACCGAGATCGCAAAAGACTTGCAAGATCCTAATCGGTTGATCGGTCTGCACTTCTTCAACCCGGTAGCCATGATGCCTCTGGTTGAAGTTATCGGTACTGAAACCACAAATAAACAAGACCTGGAAAAAGGCATGGCATTCACACGTCGGATCGATCGTCTGCCATTAGCGTGCAAAAGCGCGCCCGGATTTGTTGTGAACCGAGTCTTGACCCCCTACACCACTGAAGCTTTTTTCATTGCTAAAGAAGGCGTACCGTTAATTGCAATCGATAAAGCCGCAACCGATTTTGGCATGCCGATGGGCCCGATCGAACTTGCCGATACCGTGGGTCTGGATGTCTCTGCACATGTCGGTAAAATCTTAAGTGAAGCGTATGATCTGGACATTCCGGATGGCATTGAAGAAATGCTGGAGAAAAAACATCTCGGCAAAAAAACCGGCCAAGGCTTTTACACCTGGGATAAAAAAGGCAAACCGATCAAACCAAAAGCCGAAAATTACACACCCCCGTCTGATCTTGCCGAACGTATGATCTATCGTTATTTGAATGAGGCCGTTGCAGTCTTGCGTGACGGCATTGTTAGTGACGCTGATCTACTCGATGCAGGCATGATCTTTGGAACCGGATTCGCTCCTTTTCTAGGTGGGCCCATCAATTACATTCGCCAGCATGGCGCCAATAAGATAGTTAACCGCTTAAAAGAATTTGAAGCAAAATACGGTAAACGATTTGCTCTAGACGCCGGCTGGGAAAAATTTATAACGTCAGGCGCAATTGAGCACGATGATGAAAATGAGTGA
- a CDS encoding TetR/AcrR family transcriptional regulator — MKRILNSTRERILSTAEQLFAESGIAATSMRSITAMARVNLAAVNYHFGSKDALIEAVYERRLEPLNKARLRNLTELENQYGKAPVPAEDLLKAFILPLLEISVGEGKQTLNIMRLISRTYSEAAKQFRKLFAKSYHDVIERYQQALGKSFPKLTPEVINLRLQFTIGAMSHSFVESELLGLISGETVTDEWIERQVNQLIPFVIAGFKAKPAK, encoded by the coding sequence ATGAAACGCATTTTAAATTCAACACGGGAACGCATACTCTCCACCGCCGAACAACTATTTGCTGAATCCGGCATTGCCGCGACATCGATGCGCAGTATAACTGCGATGGCCAGGGTTAACCTGGCGGCGGTAAATTATCACTTTGGTTCCAAAGACGCCTTAATCGAAGCCGTGTATGAACGCCGCTTGGAGCCTTTAAATAAAGCACGTTTACGTAATTTAACTGAACTGGAAAACCAATATGGTAAAGCACCGGTTCCTGCAGAGGATTTACTAAAGGCTTTTATCCTGCCGCTACTTGAGATCAGTGTTGGCGAAGGCAAACAAACCTTGAATATTATGCGGCTCATCAGTCGAACCTACTCAGAAGCTGCCAAGCAATTTCGTAAGCTGTTTGCCAAAAGTTATCATGACGTGATTGAGCGATACCAGCAGGCCCTGGGGAAAAGTTTTCCCAAACTCACACCCGAAGTCATCAACCTGCGTTTGCAATTCACCATCGGGGCTATGTCACACTCATTTGTTGAGAGTGAACTGCTCGGCCTGATCTCCGGCGAAACGGTTACGGATGAGTGGATCGAACGTCAGGTTAACCAGCTCATTCCCTTTGTGATCGCCGGCTTTAAAGCCAAACCGGCAAAATAA
- a CDS encoding histidine phosphatase family protein: MTKHRHLIFVRHAKSSWSDHSLSDHERPLNNRGRRDAPLMGEWLAESLYNPDKFIVSTAVRAQQTARAFQEALSLPDSNFSHEPDLYHAGMQEWIRVLENLNPVVSNIAFFAHNPGITQIVNWLCEVNIFNIPTCGVAIVQIPQTLERIDSGVGKLLHYQTPKKLLGID, translated from the coding sequence ATGACTAAACATAGACATCTGATTTTTGTGCGTCATGCCAAGTCCTCTTGGAGTGATCACTCTTTAAGCGACCACGAAAGGCCTTTGAACAATCGTGGTCGACGTGATGCGCCCCTGATGGGGGAATGGCTTGCAGAATCTTTGTACAATCCAGATAAATTCATTGTAAGTACTGCGGTTCGCGCCCAACAAACAGCCCGTGCATTTCAAGAAGCATTAAGCCTACCGGATTCAAATTTTAGTCATGAACCTGATTTGTATCATGCCGGTATGCAAGAGTGGATTCGAGTGCTCGAGAACTTGAATCCGGTGGTTTCGAATATTGCGTTTTTTGCCCATAACCCTGGCATTACCCAGATTGTTAACTGGCTATGTGAGGTGAATATTTTTAATATTCCAACCTGTGGCGTGGCAATCGTGCAAATTCCGCAGACACTTGAGCGTATTGATTCGGGTGTTGGTAAACTACTGCATTATCAGACGCCCAAGAAATTGCTCGGAATCGATTAA